The DNA window CTTttcttgtttgaattttttttaaaatttgtcattCGTATTTGACATAAGTCACACCAAACGAGGTCTGGTCCTAGCTACTATATATTATTAAAGTACAACTCAGTCTAAAATATgacctcaatttttttttgaaagtacaTACATACATCTATTTTAAAGACACTTATATTTCCTTGAAAGAAATTAATTTATACTCTTTAATCTTAATATTTAATAACTTtacatgtttttcttttattaaaaatttaaataaacattataatattgtatattattccagatttaatttttatttgttcaattaatatataaatataaaataatattttgttcAAACTCTCCCTCCTAAATTCAAGTCAGGCTTTGAGTTTAGACGGGTAGCCCAACCATCAAACAAATCTaaccatttaaatttttttttataattttgtgattTCTAATTTAGAAATTTGATCGGATTTGGATTCGAGTTTGGTGCATAGTAAAAATTGAAAGTTGTAGGATAAAAACATACCTGATTCTAACAACAAAACATTCTCTCCCAGCATGGTCTAGAACAGTTCGAGACAGCCAACGACCTTTCTGGGGTcgataattatttaatttcagaATCACATCCGATACCATGGCTCCTGAATCATCTGTCACTCTATCCGGCACACATTTCAGCAAGTACGGTGCTTGAATCGGGGAAGTTATAGATGCAACAACCCTCATTTCCTCTACATCTCTCCTCAACGTAATACACGGTGCCCTTACCAAATCATTCCAACAAAACACCATCGACTTCACCAATTTACTTCCTTTGAAGGAAAGAGTGCTGCCACCGCGACATCGAAGCTCAACCATGAGCCCTTTAGTCCCGAATTCACAATACAAATGCCAAGCTTTTCGCCATGAATCGCATGAAAAGTCGGTGATTGGTTTCTCAAGTTTAAGCTCCCTGTGACATCTTAACATCCGAAGACGAAGAAATTTGTGTTTGTTGTCTATGTTTGTTGCTTTCCTCCGATCATTGAGCCTTACAAAGACACATGCCTGCATTGTTGTGCCACAAAATCAAGCTATATATGTAAGGTTTATAAGTTGCTAGAGTAACCTAATTGGCTAATACTAGACTATACACACTATGAAAAGTAGAGGTCAAGTTATGAAAATCAAATCATATCTCCTAGgaataatttactttacattACAATTTTCTAGAGGCATTTTCATGAAATGCCactgaaaatatgaaaaatttcaaagctATGGACCACATGGTCCATGAGCATTAAAGAATTGTTGGAGAGAGATAACGAAGGGGGTAAATGGTTAAGCAAGGTAAGGATAGTGCCATAATAATTACCTCAAGGAGAAACCTTGGTATCATGGACTTGTATTTAGTAGTGTTGACATCAACATCTGAAACCTCCCAATATATTGGTGGGTTGGGCAATACCACCTTCTCCATTCCCACTGCTATCCCTCCCCCAGCTTTCTCATAAGGTTCATCAAAGGTTGTCTCCCATAGCTTCTTGGTTTCTTCTACTTGTTTTTCTTCTACTGTTTCCCATAACCCCACTACTAATTTGCCCATATTATCCCACATCTCTTTCATATCCTCTACATATACTCTTGGGTAGCTCTGCTTCATTGAACATCATAAAGCATTATCCATCTATTTTCTTCGATTTAATAATTGAAGTCTAAttgataataacataaatatcaCCTCACAATATTACACACATGAAAGGTCAAGTAAACACATAAGAAAGTTGAATTCTGAGTTAtaggtttttttttccttatgaATTTAAGTTGTAAAATTCTTTAACACTATTTTAAAAAAAGCATTATGAAAGTCgatactttttttcttttgtttacatGGCTTTAATTTAATcgtgtgaatttttttttaaatttaaaaaatgtcacGTAATCCAATTGAAAGAAAATCTTTTGATGATGTTATCAATTGAACTTCTAACTGTAGAAAGATTAAGGGTGTATTTAATTTTAGAgaacattctattttttttttttgaaaattggaaaatatgtttggtaaatgaaaataaaaatttgttttcaacgatgaaaataatgaaaacatgtttgacatttatttttcaaaatagaaatgaaataaataattaaattaaagtatagtttattaaaaatgtattacaataataaaataaaatgcaattaaatttaatgcataaaatgaaatttaaaataatatcttatttttcaactttttccaaTTTTCCAaaacattttcattgaaaacaatgaaacatgttttttaattctccaattttcacttatttttattttctaaaaattatttttcaaaattttaagcaAACAAATTTTCCTTCACTATTTTCCAATTTCTAAAACTAAAGGCACCCTAAAgtcttgaaattaaaaataaaaactaattttcAAATGCATAAAGAGTATAGAGACTACTTATCAGTTCAACTTCAATCGCTAAATTAAAACAGTGGAgagattaaaaataaaaggactaGATTTCAAATATGCAAAGAGTATAGGGACTAGATGCAGAATTAtaccaaagaataaaattgaaagaaatgaaGTCCATTcaacccaaaaacaatgaaattTAGGTCAAAGCTGGAGAATCTAAAACAAATGATAATATAAGATAATGTACCTGATGAGTGAGCAGCATTAGTAGAATATCCAAAGCAGGAACAAATCTGAAGCACCCATCTCCAAATCTTTGCATCATATACAGAAACCCTTTGTATCTTTGTCTAGCTGCTATCAAATACACTAGCTCACTCAAGTATGGTTCTGCAAATTTTGAGTACAAGAACTTGTGCTTTTCAACTTCATTGAAAAGATCTTTGTTCATCAATGGTTGGTTTTTAGAATCTGATTCCACTTCATTCTCGAATGGCTCGGATGAAAATTTTTGAACCCAGATTTGTTTACATCTCATCAATGCATACTCTTCGTTTTCTTCATTGAAAATTGCTGGTTTTCCGATTTGTTTTGAGAATCTTGTTTCACAGTATTTCCTATAACCAACctgtaaaaaaaaagttaattttctCACACTTTCTCGTCAACCAAATAGAATTTACAGTCAAAAGTTTTCGACTTACTGGGTTCAAGGTGTGACAGAACCAAACCCACTCGACATCGAAAGGTGGCAGAACCATAGGAGGTGTTGACCCTTCCACCGTTAGATTAGAAATCAACGGCATCCATACCTCATCATACCTACACAAACAAAGAACTCTCATTACATTCAACCTTTACCGTCTGATCAGATTACTTCtcttcctaaaaaaaaaactgACCTCCTTATTGCTTCAATAATTGTTGCTCTTTGGTGAAGCCACTGACACTCATAAACACTTCTCAAGAACCCAATATTTCGTCTCGCCGCCGATACGAGATCGACGCTGAGATGTATCGTCTCCGTCTCCGATATCTCGCTGAGACTCCTTATCGTCGACGACGACATTTCGTTTAAGGTTTGCTTAGACATAATTGTCCGTTGAACTAATAAAATGTAAGAGAAGTACCGAAAAACAttagttcaaattttttttataagaaggCAGAAGGGTAATAAGAATATTTTTAGCCACGTGGCTAGTTTTGGTGAGGTTTCAGGTGGGAAGTGTCGGGGGATTTGAGTAAGAACAAGAGCTTAGATGATTCGGATAGTTCAATAAATTATCATTTGCTTTGtagttataataaattaatgaTGGTGACAACATCTTATCCTAATAATCTTAAcgatgaatttaaattttttaatccaaaaggTTAACTAATCAAATATCTACTTATCCAAATCTAAATCTTAAATCTTGAATCCCGAGTCTTGAACCTAATCAACTCAAACCCTGagcttcaaatttaaatattaaatattgaatCTCGCATCCTAAATCTCAGATTTCAAACTCAAACCTAAATCTGAACCTAAAATTTAAGGTTTAAAATTCAGATTCGAGTTTGAGTTTGAGATATAAGGTTTGGATTTGGGGTTTAGGTTAAGTTTAGAGTTCGATTTTAAAGTTTGGAGTTTAGAGTTTTGTgtttaaggtaaaaaaaaatattaaaattatatgtcAATGATATGAAAAAAAGTTACTGAAATGTTTTGAGTACgtgtaaatatattttattctttgaTTTAAAGATTTAGAAATTATAGATACTAAAAACAAACCTTGTATAGAAAAGTAATATATTCTATATTCATGGGTTTTTCTTTTACTAATTCTAACAATAATAATTCAACTGTTTAAgttgtactttttttttctttagaaaatGGTTAATCTATACAATTATATAAAAGGAAGCCCTAATATTttccttttgttcttttttttacatAAGAATATTATGggtaaatttcaatttcaatacctctactttttaaattataaaaatagttaaatatccTTATATTTCgctcaaatttaagatttaatcttttaattttgatataatttgatacaCCAATTTTTACAATACCCTTAGTTAATTTAAATACTTtgctttaattaaaataattatgtgaACTTTTAAGAATTGTTAGCAccgttgaaattttttattaaattcaagtctattacactattaattttttgttatatggatattaaatttattttttcaaaatatcacaccgACACAAAAGAATTCTAATagtgttaataaataaattttaaattttaaattcaaaaattaaaaagaataaattcttgaaaataaaaatatgtaaattaaatttcaaatataaaaaaagtataaaaattttaataatctttatattatttaatgatGAATGAATAACGTGGGGTAATAGAATTATTGGAGGTTGATATTTTTGGTACGTTTCAGACATGATGTTAGCAAGCTTTAAGACATAAAGTTCCAAAGGCATGAAACAAGTGAAAGTGGGCAAACCTTTTTCGCTGTATgattaagatatatatatgtacaggTCATCACCATATGATACCATCGGATGGTCCAAAAACCAAAGGCAGAGGCAGGTGTCAAAATCAGGAAGGTAGAGAGAGGGTAGATGATGGACAACCACCATTTTCCAATTGCCACCCCAATTCAATGATGAGGTAACCTAACCCAATGCACTAAAGTATTTTCCACTACTGCCCCCACAGTCCCTGTTTTGATGCTCAACTGCCCGTTCTTATTCTTCattgaattgatttgaaataacaaaaaaaaaaatcctcatTGTCTACCTGAATAAGAATTTTAGGGTAAAAAGCCTCTCCCGTCCCTATCAATTTTTaaattgagcaaattggtccttcCAAAAAAACCAAAGTAATTTAaccctatcaattttgaaagtgaataaTAAATCACAATATTACTATTTTTctacatgattttgattggtataaaaacaaatttagcccttaaagttcacatattctatcaatttggtcttaatttaaCAGATTTATCTTGCAACATTTGTGTaaatatgtcaatatttaggttgaatttattgatttttttagaattaagaccaaaatgtcaaaatatataaatattgactaccaatcaaaattatgtacaattgatggaAGACATTAACGctgtgattaattgtccttagttaCTCATAGACTTGTTCAAGGGTAGGGTAGCTCGCCTGGCCCAACTTGAGCTAAGCTTGGGCAAGAATGTTTGTATCTTGGGCCGACCTGGCccgaattcaatttaaataatgaaatatatttttattatttaaatttaattataaaaatatataaaatatcaattaaaaatatttttttaatatttttattttttttgaacagTGAAACGAGCTTTTGGGCGGGTCAGGCTAGCTCGAAAATAGGCCTAGACTTGAAATTCTTTTTGGAATCGAGCCTCGGCTCGGCTAATGGACAACTCTGGTTGCTCACTTTCTAACTTGGCGAGGATTAAATTGctccaaaattttttttgaaatggacTAATTTGCTCAATTTCGAAATTGAGAAGTACTTGAGAGatctttttactaaatttttcttAATTGTAAAAATCAAATCAGATCAATAGATTCAATTAATTATTCTaacaattcatcatataaattaaatcaatttttaaattatGGTTCATtggttgaatattttttttaaattgtactgGTTCAAATTGTAAGAGGGTTACTTGCTATAATGTATGTTGATAGTGATTTGCTCTTTTTAGTAGTGGAGTGTGAatcgtaaaatatatatatatataaattaaatttaaaaatttacaaaaaccctctaaaaattgaaaataaaaaatgggaaaaaattgtaaaattcaattttaattattttttaattattattttgtactttttaaatAAACACAGTGCTTCTTTCAACGTAATTAGTACCGTAGTAGTGGATGCATCTTTTTTATTAGAACTAATGCATACGATACTGGTTtctttcagaatttttttttgataatttttaaaaaaatatttaatatgtgtatataaaatatttacaaatatcaaatgaatgatattatataatttcaaatataaaatattcatgcaCTAGTGTAATGAATATATTTTTTccgatataaattttaaatataaaaatattttttccaataaaagtttttgttattaattatcataacagtaaaaagtttgaaattttatattttctaatgTTAGTCGTGCACTAGCCGGTGCACAATGTTCCAACCAATGCaactaaaattgaatgaaatgggtCAGTGAGATTAATGTAAGCCAGAATTTAACCAGTgtgaaaagtaaattaattattactaACCGAGACTACAATAACTTCTTCATTATATCATGgatgattttaattatttttaaaataacttttcatgtttttaattaagttatgttttttaattcctttaaatAGGTGTTGAATTCAACATACCAACCATATgtgtattaaaaaataaaaagaaaataaggaagaaAGATGACATGAAAATGGATGATTTTGATTGAAGTGGTGGGTTGGATTTACTTTCATAATTTGCTTATTTCTTTGTACATAAAAAGAAAGATCATGGGAGAGCAAAAGGGGAAGATTCAATATTTGAAAGACACATGTGCCAATCTCATTGAATTTTGGTTCTAACATGTAATGTCCCTTTAATGCCACACTAGCAACTAAACATGAATGTAGGGTAGGCTGCCAGAATTTCATTTCAATGTCTCATAATGGTGCTAATTAATggggatttaaattttttttgtgtgaaATATATAATCAACTTAAGGACTTAAAAGATTAGTAAAACTAAGTGAGAGGAATTCATAAATAATGATttgtttatataattattaaagacAATGGGATAATTAGATTAGAAAAAAAGTTAGGAACTAGagaaaataaaactttttaaattttttatttttaaaaatgaatatattattttaatattttactatattcctATAGAACATTTATCAAACCTCCCAACTCTATAAAATCTCCACTGATAATGTTTcaaatattattcattatatttttagttattttataagagtgaaaatgatatattttttaaaaagaaaatcaaattactAATAGAACATTATAAATAtgttgggtttttctttttataatttagtttttaaataatttcttaattgAATTGGTATCATTGAGAGTGACACGAAACATAGCTCGGAGTATTATTAATAGTAATCACATAGATatgttgaaaaaaattgaaaaaaaatattagtagtaaatttattaagataaaattaagtcatttaacttataaaaattcaaaacgtCTATAAAATAATGTCACATTCAATGCGGAAAGGTATAAAACTTTTCCATTTAAACTGAGATTTATCATGATCTTATCTAATACAATCTCAAGGGTCAATCTATACTCTATAAACTTAAACCTAAGGGTTGGCTTGAACTCATTTGACTTTTTGGtaatttatagttgaggtttggATACCCAAGGCTAGTGGTGGAACCACTCAGGGGCCATAGCctcttaaaatggtaaatttttaatttatacttttttataatttataaaattttaaaatagtaatgttaaaattacattttagctcctcctaaaatgataaaaaattgatttaaccctttaaaaactataaagatatagactattaaaatgatgaaattgcattgatactatcgtaaaaataatacaatttaattccggTCATTCATAAAAAATTTCTGACTCCACCACTACTCAAGGCTCAGATATCAATAATAAacttatatgttttctttttccattttaaatCCTCGTAAATTCGAAGGCCATCAACAACTCTAATTTGTAGCATAACCACAAAGCCTAGCATATAAGTGAATCAATGTACAAGTCATGAATGAGACCACAATataaacacaagccaaataagaTGAAGTCAGTCAATATACATGACCAGGGTAATTCGGTGTCTAATGCAGCTCgatatttcttcttttaaattaattaaaatatgcacGAGGAAACTTAAAATTCTACTCACTAAGTATACCTCTATGCTTAGTGGTGcttaaatcaattcaatattttcgagatgcatatttaattaatttaagcaCACACATACTCTCCGATATTcaagataatttattttataaattaagtgttgttccaatagggtcggaagcgtgtaaattattgtactaaaaaatcacacaaagttcaattcccagggaagagaggtggatcacatggatctcttaaataccaagtctttccttagacagaatatcccttctatagtaatttaatagcacaattaaatactactattataccctcaaatattgaaagaaaaataggacaagaaagaacacaagagttttaacgaggttcggtaaattatacctacgtcctcgggcactaacatcagatgataactttactatctccaaagtattacaaacaaatagaattccttaagaattctcaaatgggagaagagagaaaactaagagagaaagattggttgggatgaattgaaatgagaaatgagaaggcctatttatagttgaggttcaaggaccaaacaataaatagcccattatctcaaggaccaaaaaaaaattatcccttgccacttttccaaagttggtggttgtcattattgattgccTCCcgttaatgttaatggcaaccattattaattgtcttccattaatgttaacaatctccaccttgaagatttgattaggataatcac is part of the Gossypium hirsutum isolate 1008001.06 chromosome D11, Gossypium_hirsutum_v2.1, whole genome shotgun sequence genome and encodes:
- the LOC107927168 gene encoding glycine-rich domain-containing protein 1 isoform X1; this translates as MSKQTLNEMSSSTIRSLSEISETETIHLSVDLVSAARRNIGFLRSVYECQWLHQRATIIEAIRRYDEVWMPLISNLTVEGSTPPMVLPPFDVEWVWFCHTLNPVGYRKYCETRFSKQIGKPAIFNEENEEYALMRCKQIWVQKFSSEPFENEVESDSKNQPLMNKDLFNEVEKHKFLYSKFAEPYLSELVYLIAARQRYKGFLYMMQRFGDGCFRFVPALDILLMLLTHQSYPRVYVEDMKEMWDNMGKLVVGLWETVEEKQVEETKKLWETTFDEPYEKAGGGIAVGMEKVVLPNPPIYWEVSDVDVNTTKYKSMIPRFLLEACVFVRLNDRRKATNIDNKHKFLRLRMLRCHRELKLEKPITDFSCDSWRKAWHLYCEFGTKGLMVELRCRGGSTLSFKGSKLVKSMVFCWNDLVRAPCITLRRDVEEMRVVASITSPIQAPYLLKCVPDRVTDDSGAMVSDVILKLNNYRPQKGRWLSRTVLDHAGRECFVVRIRVGGGFWRRGAETPCGVNWEERIIEIREGSWSYVAGSIGKAPEKVVGTATPKEPPQQWKAAWLFSTGDEFLINWGSSTSSSDLTFCLKTQQSSDSSQIMLLRGRKIQYHEETKSKVAEADDGFVTLVRFTEDNPTGRTTALLNWKLSVVELLPEEDAVLVLLLCVSILRTVSEITKEDVGRLLVRRRLKEAKLGARDWGSVLLHPSSLSSSSDSPYLRPWYLNANKVMAQHEDDGITRQPGFKYSPVEGGDMLYKRGIIT
- the LOC107927168 gene encoding glycine-rich domain-containing protein 1 isoform X2 encodes the protein MSKQTLNEMSSSTIRSLSEISETETIHLSVDLVSAARRNIGFLRSVYECQWLHQRATIIEAIRRYDEVWMPLISNLTVEGSTPPMVLPPFDVEWVWFCHTLNPVGYRKYCETRFSKQIGKPAIFNEENEEYALMRCKQIWVQKFSSEPFENEVESDSKNQPLMNKDLFNEVEKHKFLYSKFAEPYLSELVYLIAARQRYKGFLYMMQRFGDGCFRFVPALDILLMLLTHQSYPRVYVEDMKEMWDNMGKLVVGLWETVEEKQVEETKKLWETTFDEPYEKAGGGIAVGMEKVVLPNPPIYWEVSDVDVNTTKYKSMIPRFLLEACVFVRLNDRRKATNIDNKHKFLRLRMLRCHRELKLEKPITDFSCDSWRKAWHLYCEFGTKGLMVELRCRGGSTLSFKGSKLVKSMVFCWNDLVRAPCITLRRDVEEMRVVASITSPIQAPYLLKCVPDRVTDDSGAMVSDVILKLNNYRPQKGRWLSRTVLDHAGRECFVVRIRVGGGFWRRGAETPCGVNWEERIIEIREGSWSYVAGSIGKAPEKVVGTATPKEPPQQWKAAWLFSTGDEFLINWGSSTSSSDLTFCLKTQQSSDSSIMLLRGRKIQYHEETKSKVAEADDGFVTLVRFTEDNPTGRTTALLNWKLSVVELLPEEDAVLVLLLCVSILRTVSEITKEDVGRLLVRRRLKEAKLGARDWGSVLLHPSSLSSSSDSPYLRPWYLNANKVMAQHEDDGITRQPGFKYSPVEGGDMLYKRGIIT
- the LOC107927168 gene encoding uncharacterized protein isoform X3; protein product: MSKQTLNEMSSSTIRSLSEISETETIHLSVDLVSAARRNIGFLRSVYECQWLHQRATIIEAIRRYDEVWMPLISNLTVEGSTPPMVLPPFDVEWVWFCHTLNPVGYRKYCETRFSKQIGKPAIFNEENEEYALMRCKQIWVQKFSSEPFENEVESDSKNQPLMNKDLFNEVEKHKFLYSKFAEPYLSELVYLIAARQRYKGFLYMMQRFGDGCFRFVPALDILLMLLTHQACVFVRLNDRRKATNIDNKHKFLRLRMLRCHRELKLEKPITDFSCDSWRKAWHLYCEFGTKGLMVELRCRGGSTLSFKGSKLVKSMVFCWNDLVRAPCITLRRDVEEMRVVASITSPIQAPYLLKCVPDRVTDDSGAMVSDVILKLNNYRPQKGRWLSRTVLDHAGRECFVVRIRVGGGFWRRGAETPCGVNWEERIIEIREGSWSYVAGSIGKAPEKVVGTATPKEPPQQWKAAWLFSTGDEFLINWGSSTSSSDLTFCLKTQQSSDSSQIMLLRGRKIQYHEETKSKVAEADDGFVTLVRFTEDNPTGRTTALLNWKLSVVELLPEEDAVLVLLLCVSILRTVSEITKEDVGRLLVRRRLKEAKLGARDWGSVLLHPSSLSSSSDSPYLRPWYLNANKVMAQHEDDGITRQPGFKYSPVEGGDMLYKRGIIT
- the LOC107927168 gene encoding uncharacterized protein isoform X4; translation: MSKQTLNEMSSSTIRSLSEISETETIHLSVDLVSAARRNIGFLRSVYECQWLHQRATIIEAIRRYDEVWMPLISNLTVEGSTPPMVLPPFDVEWVWFCHTLNPVGYRKYCETRFSKQIGKPAIFNEENEEYALMRCKQIWVQKFSSEPFENEVESDSKNQPLMNKDLFNEVEKHKFLYSKFAEPYLSELVYLIAARQRYKGFLYMMQRFGDGCFRFVPALDILLMLLTHQACVFVRLNDRRKATNIDNKHKFLRLRMLRCHRELKLEKPITDFSCDSWRKAWHLYCEFGTKGLMVELRCRGGSTLSFKGSKLVKSMVFCWNDLVRAPCITLRRDVEEMRVVASITSPIQAPYLLKCVPDRVTDDSGAMVSDVILKLNNYRPQKGRWLSRTVLDHAGRECFVVRIRVGGGFWRRGAETPCGVNWEERIIEIREGSWSYVAGSIGKAPEKVVGTATPKEPPQQWKAAWLFSTGDEFLINWGSSTSSSDLTFCLKTQQSSDSSIMLLRGRKIQYHEETKSKVAEADDGFVTLVRFTEDNPTGRTTALLNWKLSVVELLPEEDAVLVLLLCVSILRTVSEITKEDVGRLLVRRRLKEAKLGARDWGSVLLHPSSLSSSSDSPYLRPWYLNANKVMAQHEDDGITRQPGFKYSPVEGGDMLYKRGIIT